Proteins encoded by one window of Kribbella flavida DSM 17836:
- a CDS encoding carbohydrate ABC transporter permease, which translates to MAVSNAVSAPAVTATTKDPAGRPPNRYRRALPQYAAISPFFILFAIFGAFPVLFSIWLSLHSWDGIGAMQWVGLEQYSYLLSDPKFWAAITNTLIIWVLSTVPMLLLALVIANALHNATRFRSFYRIAYFIPNITSVVAVTMVFGSIFSNNFGLLNAFLQSVGLNKIEWLSQPWGIKVAIATIVTWRWVGYNAIIFLAGLQAIPSDVYEAAKVDGASPRQTFWRVTVPMLRPVILFAAITSTIGGLQIFTESQVLLGNSGGPGGAGTTIVSYLYQNAFGANQFGYGAAIGWALFILIVLFSIINWRLIGGDENDRLTSRLRRRAGKEQTDER; encoded by the coding sequence ATGGCCGTCAGCAACGCGGTGAGCGCTCCCGCGGTGACCGCCACCACCAAGGACCCGGCCGGCCGGCCGCCGAACAGGTACCGCCGCGCGCTGCCGCAGTACGCCGCGATCTCGCCGTTCTTCATCCTGTTCGCGATCTTCGGCGCGTTCCCGGTGCTGTTCTCGATCTGGCTGTCGCTGCACTCCTGGGACGGCATCGGCGCGATGCAGTGGGTCGGGCTCGAGCAGTACAGCTACCTGCTCAGCGACCCGAAGTTCTGGGCCGCGATCACCAACACGCTGATCATCTGGGTGCTGTCGACGGTTCCGATGCTGCTGCTCGCGCTGGTGATCGCGAACGCGCTGCACAACGCGACCCGGTTCCGCAGCTTCTACCGGATCGCCTACTTCATCCCCAACATCACCTCGGTGGTCGCGGTGACGATGGTGTTCGGCTCGATCTTCAGCAACAACTTCGGCCTGCTGAACGCGTTCCTGCAGTCGGTCGGGCTGAACAAGATCGAGTGGCTCAGCCAGCCGTGGGGCATCAAGGTCGCGATCGCCACCATCGTCACCTGGCGCTGGGTCGGCTACAACGCGATCATCTTCCTGGCCGGTCTGCAGGCGATCCCGTCCGACGTCTACGAGGCGGCCAAGGTGGACGGCGCGTCGCCGCGGCAGACGTTCTGGCGGGTCACCGTGCCGATGCTGCGCCCGGTGATCCTGTTCGCCGCGATCACCTCGACGATCGGCGGGCTGCAGATCTTCACCGAGTCCCAGGTGCTGCTCGGCAACTCCGGCGGCCCGGGCGGCGCCGGCACCACGATCGTGTCGTACCTGTACCAGAACGCGTTCGGCGCGAACCAGTTCGGCTACGGCGCCGCGATCGGCTGGGCGCTGTTCATCCTGATCGTGCTGTTCTCGATCATCAACTGGCGGCTGATCGGCGGCGACGAGAACGACCGGCTGACCAGCCGGCTGCGGCGGCGGGCGGGAAAGGAGCAGACCGATGAGCGCTGA
- a CDS encoding carbohydrate ABC transporter permease: MSAESNHSGRIREVVSHLVLMFGVALSIFPFYWMLVMASNTTPDIFTYPPKLVVGSHLLENMRNVLDNIDFFGAMLITLLASLGVTVLVLFFDSLAAFAFAKYEFPGSKWLFGLLLATFMIPSQLALVPQFVTLAEFGWIGSLKALIIPGAANAFGIFWMRQYARGAIPDELIAAAKVDGAGFFRQYLTVGLPVLRPGLAFLGIFTFINVWNDYLWPLIVMTDPNKLTLQVALQQLNGVYGTDYSMVMAGALMSVVPLIGVFVIGGRHFIADIAAGAVKS; encoded by the coding sequence ATGAGCGCTGAGTCGAATCACTCCGGCCGGATCCGCGAGGTCGTCAGCCACCTGGTGCTGATGTTCGGCGTCGCGCTGTCGATCTTCCCGTTCTACTGGATGCTGGTGATGGCCTCGAACACCACTCCGGACATCTTCACCTACCCGCCGAAGCTGGTGGTCGGTTCGCACCTGCTGGAGAACATGCGCAACGTGCTGGACAACATCGACTTCTTCGGCGCGATGCTGATCACGCTGCTCGCCTCGCTCGGGGTGACGGTGCTGGTGCTGTTCTTCGACTCGCTGGCGGCGTTCGCGTTCGCCAAGTACGAGTTCCCGGGCAGCAAGTGGCTGTTCGGGCTGCTGCTGGCCACCTTCATGATCCCGTCGCAGCTGGCGCTGGTGCCGCAGTTCGTCACGCTGGCCGAGTTCGGCTGGATCGGGTCGCTGAAGGCGCTGATCATTCCCGGCGCCGCGAACGCGTTCGGCATCTTCTGGATGCGCCAGTACGCCCGCGGCGCGATTCCCGACGAGCTGATCGCGGCCGCCAAGGTCGACGGCGCCGGCTTCTTCCGGCAGTACCTGACCGTCGGGCTGCCGGTGCTGCGGCCCGGCCTGGCCTTTCTCGGCATCTTCACCTTCATCAACGTCTGGAACGACTACCTGTGGCCGTTGATCGTGATGACGGACCCGAACAAGCTCACTCTCCAGGTCGCCCTGCAGCAGCTGAACGGTGTCTACGGCACCGACTACAGCATGGTGATGGCCGGTGCTTTGATGAGTGTGGTGCCGCTGATCGGGGTCTTCGTCATCGGCGGCCGCCACTTCATCGCCGACATCGCCGCCGGCGCCGTGAAGTCCTGA
- a CDS encoding aldo/keto reductase, with amino-acid sequence MPNSSLRWGILGTGNIASRFASQLPSSTTGELAAVGSRSQASADAFGDTYAIPHRHASYQALLADETVDAVYIATPHPLHPEWAIKAAEAGKHVLCEKPLAINRSWAAAMIEAAVRHDVFLMEAYMYRCLPQTKLVAQLVRDGEIGTVHQIQASFAFQAQFRADSRLYADELAGGGILDVGGYPVSMARLIAGAAVGKPFADPAAVTGAGTVGETGADEWAVATLFFDSGMTAQVSTGVRLKDEPVVKVFGSDGYLVVEDPWFGGDGKPTHVTVHKVGHEPRDISAEPAFIYAAEADAVAAAIEQRQAPEMSWADTLGNLEVQDAWRRAIGQQYASERDDAVIPTTTGRPLARRADAPMTYGVVPGLDKQVSRLVMGVDNQNTLPHAATIFDDFVERGGTTFDTAYVYGGGRGEKLLGQWMASRGNRDEVVVIGKGAHTPHCDPASITRQLEESLERLRTDHVDLYLMHRDNEQIPVGEFVDVLDEHFRAGRIKAYGGSNWSTARFDEANAYAAAHGKQPFTLLSNHLSLARAYDVPWKGCRHVSDDESQAWLRERQVALFPWSSQARGFFTGRATPEDTTDEELVRCFYSDENFERLRRARELAEQKGVEPTAIALAWLLHQPYPVFPLIGPRQISETRTSLPGLSVQLTEDEVAYLTAE; translated from the coding sequence GTGCCCAACAGCTCGCTCCGCTGGGGAATCCTGGGGACCGGCAACATCGCCTCCAGGTTCGCCAGTCAGCTCCCGTCCTCGACCACCGGCGAGCTCGCCGCGGTCGGCAGTCGCAGCCAGGCCTCGGCCGACGCCTTCGGGGACACCTACGCGATCCCGCACCGGCACGCGTCGTACCAGGCGCTGCTGGCCGACGAGACCGTCGACGCCGTCTACATCGCCACCCCGCACCCGCTGCACCCGGAGTGGGCGATCAAGGCGGCCGAAGCCGGCAAGCACGTGCTGTGCGAGAAGCCGCTCGCGATCAACCGGTCCTGGGCCGCGGCGATGATCGAGGCCGCGGTCCGCCACGACGTCTTCCTGATGGAGGCGTACATGTACCGGTGCCTGCCGCAGACCAAGCTGGTCGCCCAGCTGGTCCGCGACGGCGAGATCGGCACCGTGCACCAGATCCAGGCGTCGTTCGCGTTCCAGGCGCAGTTCCGCGCCGACAGCCGCCTGTACGCCGACGAGCTGGCCGGCGGCGGCATTCTCGACGTCGGCGGCTACCCGGTGTCGATGGCCCGGCTGATCGCCGGGGCCGCGGTCGGCAAGCCGTTCGCCGACCCGGCGGCGGTCACCGGTGCCGGCACGGTCGGCGAGACCGGCGCCGACGAGTGGGCGGTCGCCACCTTGTTCTTCGACAGCGGGATGACCGCCCAGGTCAGTACCGGGGTGCGGCTGAAGGACGAGCCGGTGGTGAAGGTGTTCGGCAGCGACGGCTACCTGGTGGTCGAGGACCCGTGGTTCGGCGGTGACGGCAAGCCGACCCACGTGACCGTGCACAAGGTGGGCCACGAGCCGCGGGACATCTCCGCGGAGCCGGCCTTCATCTACGCCGCCGAGGCGGACGCCGTCGCGGCCGCGATCGAGCAGCGGCAGGCGCCGGAGATGTCCTGGGCGGACACGCTCGGCAACCTGGAGGTCCAGGACGCCTGGCGCCGGGCGATCGGCCAGCAGTACGCGAGCGAGCGCGACGACGCGGTGATCCCGACCACGACGGGCCGTCCGCTGGCCCGGCGCGCGGACGCCCCGATGACGTACGGCGTGGTGCCGGGGCTGGACAAGCAGGTCTCCCGGCTGGTGATGGGCGTCGACAACCAGAACACGCTGCCGCACGCGGCGACCATCTTCGACGACTTCGTCGAGCGCGGCGGCACGACGTTCGACACGGCGTACGTCTACGGCGGCGGCCGGGGCGAGAAGCTGCTCGGGCAGTGGATGGCCTCGCGCGGCAACCGAGACGAGGTCGTTGTCATCGGCAAGGGTGCGCACACGCCGCACTGCGACCCGGCGTCGATCACCCGGCAGCTGGAGGAGAGCCTGGAGCGGTTGCGGACCGACCACGTCGACCTCTACCTGATGCACCGCGACAACGAGCAGATCCCCGTCGGTGAGTTCGTCGACGTGCTGGACGAGCACTTCCGGGCCGGCCGGATCAAGGCGTACGGCGGCTCGAACTGGTCCACCGCGCGGTTCGACGAGGCCAACGCCTACGCCGCCGCGCACGGCAAACAGCCGTTCACCCTGCTGAGCAACCACCTCAGCCTGGCCCGCGCGTACGACGTCCCGTGGAAGGGCTGCCGGCACGTCAGCGACGACGAGTCGCAGGCGTGGCTGCGGGAGCGGCAGGTCGCGCTGTTCCCGTGGTCGAGCCAGGCGCGCGGCTTCTTCACCGGCCGGGCCACGCCGGAGGACACCACCGACGAGGAGCTCGTGCGCTGCTTCTACTCCGACGAGAACTTCGAGCGGCTGCGCCGGGCCCGGGAGCTGGCCGAGCAGAAGGGCGTCGAGCCGACCGCGATCGCCCTGGCCTGGCTGCTGCACCAGCCGTACCCGGTCTTCCCGCTGATCGGCCCGCGGCAGATCTCCGAGACCCGCACCTCGCTGCCGGGCCTTTCGGTCCAGCTGACCGAGGACGAGGTGGCCTACCTGACCGCCGAATGA
- a CDS encoding ABC transporter substrate-binding protein: MTLTRRKFLTLSTGGAAAALGLTGCGGSRDSLGGPDELSMWTWVGSVNDSLIGQAEKAIPGATAKRLAMTRIGTSYKTKVLTALAGKSLVPDIVAMNDDVATYFPNADQFLDLHELGADRFKGDFLEWKWKLGITPENRMMAYPMDTGPTALFYRRDLFAKAGVETEPEDVAAAAPDWESYIQLAKKVKAAIPGSAITDNITSIYLYALAQQTKRYMTPDGQYIGDQDHLRQVWDLAVRVVKEGLSANAQADTTDVNAVVTNGRLVAFNAAVWWAQLGPKNAAPATKGNWRVCAPPGGAGNRGGSFLAITKYCKDPEAAFAFITWLESAKNQAEAFLDPVLFPSTPASYDDQRLTAPDPFFGGQRIVDVFAASAEKYPGSYFSPYDSVIATPITAELVNVEVGSKTSDQAWKDAQEQVHRELSRMGAI; encoded by the coding sequence ATGACTCTGACCAGACGGAAGTTCCTGACCCTGAGTACCGGCGGTGCCGCCGCCGCACTCGGCCTCACCGGCTGCGGCGGGTCGCGAGATTCGCTCGGCGGCCCGGACGAGCTGAGCATGTGGACCTGGGTCGGCTCGGTGAACGACTCGCTGATCGGCCAGGCCGAGAAGGCGATTCCCGGCGCGACCGCCAAGCGCCTGGCGATGACCCGGATCGGCACCAGCTACAAGACCAAGGTGCTGACCGCGCTGGCCGGCAAGTCGCTGGTGCCCGACATCGTGGCGATGAACGACGACGTCGCGACGTACTTCCCGAACGCCGACCAGTTCCTCGACCTGCACGAGCTCGGCGCCGACCGGTTCAAGGGCGACTTCCTGGAGTGGAAGTGGAAGCTCGGCATCACGCCGGAGAACCGGATGATGGCCTACCCGATGGACACCGGCCCGACCGCGCTGTTCTACCGCCGCGACCTGTTCGCCAAGGCCGGCGTCGAGACCGAGCCCGAGGACGTCGCCGCGGCCGCGCCGGACTGGGAGAGCTACATCCAGCTGGCCAAGAAGGTGAAAGCCGCGATCCCGGGCTCGGCGATCACCGACAACATCACCAGCATCTACCTCTACGCGCTGGCCCAGCAGACCAAGCGCTACATGACGCCCGACGGCCAGTACATCGGCGACCAGGACCACCTGCGGCAGGTCTGGGACCTGGCCGTGCGCGTGGTCAAGGAAGGGCTGTCGGCGAACGCGCAGGCCGACACCACCGACGTCAACGCCGTGGTCACCAACGGCCGGCTGGTGGCCTTCAACGCTGCGGTCTGGTGGGCGCAGCTCGGGCCGAAGAACGCCGCACCGGCGACCAAGGGCAACTGGCGGGTCTGCGCCCCGCCCGGTGGCGCCGGCAACCGCGGCGGTTCGTTCCTGGCGATCACCAAGTACTGTAAGGACCCGGAGGCCGCGTTCGCCTTCATCACCTGGCTGGAGTCGGCCAAGAACCAGGCCGAGGCGTTCCTCGACCCGGTCCTGTTCCCCTCCACGCCCGCCTCGTACGACGACCAGCGGCTGACCGCGCCGGACCCGTTCTTCGGCGGCCAGCGGATCGTCGACGTGTTCGCCGCCTCGGCGGAGAAGTACCCGGGCTCGTACTTCAGCCCGTACGACAGCGTCATCGCCACCCCGATCACCGCCGAACTGGTCAACGTCGAGGTCGGCAGCAAGACCTCGGACCAGGCCTGGAAGGACGCTCAGGAGCAGGTGCACCGCGAGCTGTCCCGGATGGGGGCGATCTAG